Genomic window (Candidatus Binatia bacterium):
CTCCACCGTGAAGGCCGGCGGCGCCTGCGCGTTCGCGCCGAGCGACCGCGCCCAGTCCACCGTGAGCGCGCGGCGCACCTGGTCCAGCACCGGCTCGAGCCGCTCCGCCGCCTGCGACGAGCGGTTCTCCGACTCCTTGTAGACGAGCTGGACCTTGGCGCTGTCGCCGGCGGCGACGCGCGCCGCGATCCCCTCCGGAACCTCGAGCACGGCGTCCACCTTCGCGCTCTCCAGACGCGCGGGGACCGCCGGGAGCGAGACGGCCTCCACGCCCGGCACGGCGCGAAGGGAATCGGCCAGCCCGGGGATCTGCGCCTCGCCCACCATGCCGATGCGGAGCGCGAGCGCCCGCGCGTCCTCGGCGTTCTTGTTCTGGATCCAGGACATGAAGCCCATCATCGCGGGATAGAGGATGAAGGGGAACACGAAGATGGCGAAGAGCGAACGCCCGTCGCGCAGCGCGTCGATGATCTCCTTGCGATAGACGGCGAGAGTCTTGGAGGTCACCGCCGGCTCTCCGCGGCGGCGGTCGCTCCGACCACGTCCACGAACACGTCCTCGAGCGACCGGCTGGAGGAACGGCTCCGCACGGTCTCGAGCGGCCCGTCGGTCAGGAGACGCCCCTCCTCGATGATCCCGATCTCGTCGCAGATCCGCTCCGCCTCCGTCATGATGTGCGTCGAGAAGATCACCGTCCGCCCCTTCCCCTTGAGGTCCTGGATCAGGCGCAGCACGTTCCTCGCGCCGATCACGTCGAGGCCCGCCGTGGGCTCGTCGAAGATCAGCACCTCGGGGTCGTGGAACACGACGCGCGCGATCGAGACCCGCTGCTTCATGCCGGTGGACATGCGCCCGATGCGCACGTCGAGGAGATCGGAGAGCCCGAACGGCTCCGTCAGCTCGGTCATGCGGGAGGCGATCGCGCTCTTCGGCATGCCGGCAAGCGCGCCGAAGTACTGGAGCAGCTCCTTCCCGGTCAGGCGGTCGTAGAGCTTGGTGTCGCCGGAGAGATAGCCGATCCTGCGCCGCACCTCCGCGGGCTTCTGCACGATGTCGTAGCCCGCCACGGTGGCGGTGCCGCTCGTCGGAACCAGGATCGTCGCGAGCATGCGCAGCGTGGTGGTCTTGCCGGCGCCGTTTCGTCCGAGGAGGCCGAAGACCTGTCCGGGGCGGGCCGTGAACGAAACGCCGCGCACGGCGGGGATGTCACCCTTCTTCCGATCGTGGAACGTTTTCGAGAGCTCGGTGACCTGGATCAAGGATTCTCCCGGTGGCGTGGGGGACGGCCGCGGGCGCGGCCGGTGGCGGGCGAGTCTAGGGGAGCCGTCGCCGCGGTGTCAACGCGCGCCGGAATCCCGGCTTGAAGCTTGGCGTCTAAAGGGTTACGATCGGGCACCGACGCGAAGGGTTCCCGTAACCACAACGTAATCAAGCACTTCGAAGGAGCCGGACTGAATGGCCGACACCATCACGCAGGTTACCGACAGCACATTCGACGCCGAAGTGCTGAAATCCAACATCCCGGTCCTGGTCGATTTCTGGGCCGAATGGTGCGGCCCCTGCCGCATGGTGGCTCCGGTCGTCGAGGAAGTCGCCCGGCAGTATCAGGGCAAGGTGAAGGTCGCGAAGGTGGACGTGGACCAGAATCAGCGCATCGCGGTCCAGTTCCAGATCCGCAGCATCCCCAGCCTCTACATCTTCAAGGACGGAAAAGTCGCGGGCGCGATCGTGGGCGCCGTGCCGAAGCAGCAGATCACGTCGGCGCTGGACAAGGTTCTCGTCTAGGGGACCCGTCCGGGCCGCCGCGCCACGGAGGGCGCGCGGCCGCGCCGGCGTTCACACCGCCGATTCCCTGCAGATCGGCCGGCACGCGCAGCGCCGGCACGCATACTCGCTCGGGCGCGCCTGGAATGCTCCCGCGCGGATCGAGCCCGAGACGGCGGCGATCTTCTCCCGCGTCTTCTCGATCCGCGCCTCCGTCATCGTCGCCGCGCCCGACGTTCCGGCCGTGACGAACCGAAGCTCCACGCGATCGGGCATCCGCCCGGTCATCTCCCGCCAGGCCAGGGCGTACACCGAAAGCTGGAGATCCTCTTTCGCGCGCTGATCGGCCCGCTCCTCGTCGTCCATCTCCGCCGTCTTGTAGTCCACGAGCACCGTTCCTTCCGCCCCCTCGTCCACCCGATCGATCCGCCCGGTCAGCAGGACGTCGCCGAGGCCGAGCCGGAACGGCCGCTCCACCGCGGCCGGCATCGGCCCCGCCTCGATCTCCCGCTCATGAAAGGCCCGCAACGCCAGGACTCCCTGCTGGAAGCGCGCCGCCTCGTGCTCGGGGGAGAGGTGCCCGGCGCTCCGCCACGAGGCGCGGAACATCTCGAGCGTCTCCTCCAGCGCGGGGGGCGCGCCCGCCATGCGGCGCGCGAGCGCGAACGCCGCGGCGCGATGGACCGCCTGGCCGAAGTTCACGCGCGGATCGGGCGGCAGGATGGCGCCGACGCCGAGCACGTGGAGGAAGCGGTAGCGGAGCGGGCAGGCCGCGTAGTCGTCGAGCCGGCGGAAGGAGAGCGCAAGCGGCGCGCCGGCGGGCTCGGGCGGCGCTTCCGGCGCCGCCCCGCGCTCGCGGTGCTCCTCCAGCATCTCGACGGCGCGGCGGCGCGTCCGGGCCGGGACCGGCTTTCCCAGGTCGAACGCTTCCGAGAGGAAGAGGCTCCGCGTCCGCTCGGATTGCGTTCCATAGTCGCGGGCGTAGGTGGCGACCAGCTCTTCCCGCGCGCGGGTGAACGCGACGTAGCAGAGGCGCCGCTCCTCCTCGCGATGCTGCGCGGCGCGGCCGAGCTCGGCGCGCTCCGCGGCGCGCGATTCCTCCCCTTCGGCGGGCAGCTCCGGCGAGCGGCTCCGGTACTTCGTCGGAAACCGATCGGTCGCGGCCTGCACCAGGAACACGACCGGAAACTCCAGCCCCTTCGCCTTGTGGATGGTCAGCACCTGGACCACGTTCGAAGCCGCGTCCAGGTCGGCCACCGCGGGATCTTCGCCGTACTGCTGGATCGCCTCGAGGTGGCGGAGGAAGAGCGCGACGCGATCGGCCAGCGCGACCTTCTCGAAGGACCGGATGATGTGGAAGAACTTCACCAGATTGCGGGCCCTCCCCTCGTCCTCGTACGAGGGGGACGCCATGAGGTCCCGCAAAATCCCCCTCCGTTCGAGATAGCGGTAGAGCACCTCGCCGGTGCGGCGCCCCTTCGCGTACGACTCCAGGTCGTCCAGGTCGCGGAGGAGCTCGTCGATCCGGGCGACTCCGGCCTCGGACAGATCGGCCACGCCGCCGCGCGTCGCGCTCCGGAAGAGTCCGCGCAGGGTTCCGGGCGTGTCCCGGAGCCGGTGCATCAGCCGCCCCAGGTCCTCGTCGGGCACGCCGTATCCCTCCGACGCGAGGAGATAGAGGTGCTCGGGGCGCGAGTCCTGGTAGAGGGACTGGAGGAGCGCCACGAGCTGCTTCACCTCGGGGCGCTGGAAGAGGCCGCGGCTGCCGGAGAACCAGTAGCTGATCCCGCGCTCGTCCAGAGCGCGCAGGAACGGCTCGGCGTGCTCGTTCGTGCGGACGAGGATGGCGTAGTCGCGCCAGCTTCGCCGCCCGTCGGCCACGCCGCGCTCGATGGCGTCGGCCACCCACCGCGCCTCCTCCGACTCGGTCGCGAACTCGCGGCACTGCGGTGCCATGCCGCGGCTGTGCGCGGTCAGCTCCTTCGCGATGCCGTAGCGCACCTCCAGCCGCTCCCGGTTCATGAGGATCAGCCGGCGGGCGACCGTCAGGATCTCGCTCGTGCTCCGGTAGTTGTTCCGGAGCACGATCTCGCGCGTGTCGGGATAATGCTGGCGGAACTCGAGGATGTTCTTCAGATGGGCGCCGCGGAAGCGGTAGATGCTCTGATCGTCGTCCCCCACGACCACGAGATTTCGGTGCCGCTCGACCAGCCGGCGCACGATCTTGAACTGCACCGGGTTCGTGTCCTGGAACTCGTCGACGAGCACGTACCGGAAGCGCTCCTGGAACCGCCGCAGCACCGCCGGGCTCTCCTCGAAGAGCCGGTGCGTCAGCGCGAGGAGGTCTCCGAAGTCGAGGAAGCCGGCTTCCCAGAGCATCCGGTTGTAGGCGTCGTACGCGAGCGCCAGCTCGAGGTCCCGCTCGGCCTGGTCGCGCACGGCGGGGTCGGGGTCGCCGAGCCGCGCCTCGGCGCGGACGCGAAGCTCCTCGGCGCTCCAGGGCTCGTCCTTGGCGCGGCTGAAGTAGTCGGCGAGCGCGTGGAGGTAGCGCGTGGGGTCGGAGAGCGGCGCGTAGCGGCGAAGCGGAAGCTTCTCGATCCGCTCCGCCAGGAACAGCGCCTGCGCGGTCTTGTCGAGCACCGTCGAGCCGGGCGCGATGCCGATCTCCAGGCCGTGCCCCGCGAGCACCTCCTCCCCGAACGCGTGGAAGGTGGCCACGCGCACGTCCGAATAGCCGTAGGGGACCAGCAGGTCCACCCGTTCCTGCATCTCGGCCGCCGCCTTGTCGTTGAACGTCAGGGCCAGGATCTCGGAGGGGCGCGCGCGGCCGGTGGTAACGAGGTGGGCGATCCGGCGCGCGATGACGGTGGTCTTGCCGGTGCCCGCCCCGGCCACGACGAGGAGCGGGCCGTCGCAGTGCTCGACGGCGGCGCGCTGATCGTCGTCCAGCGCGACCGGCGCTTCGCCGGGCGCGGGGCCGTCTTCCGGCGGAGCGGCCGGGGTCGGAATTGGAGTCGGGGTCATGGAGATCGGGGTGCCTCGAACGGGAGCGCGTGAACCCCGATTCTATCGCGGGAAGCGCCCGGACGCGAGGCGGACGAGCGGCTCGAAATCCGGAGCTTGGGGGCCCGGGGGCATGGGCGTACAATCCGCCCCCATGGCCACGGACGCTCCGGCCTCCGCGCCGTCTCTCCCGCCGATGGGAGCCTATCTGCGCTCCCTCTTCGCCCTGGGGCGCCGCTCGATTCCGCCCGCCCTTCCGGCCCTGGTCTTTCTCTGGTTCTACCATTTCGGCACGGCGCTCTACCTGGAGCTGGCCGGCGGGGGAACCTCGCCGCTCGGCTATCGCGACAACGACGCCCTGATGATCCACGCGCTGATGAAGGTCTCGGCCTACCTGCCGCTGCTCGCCCTGGTCTATACGCCCTTCCTTCCCCTTCAAGACGCGCTCCTCCACGGCGAGCGGCGCAGCTTCGTCAGCGCGATCCGGCACGTCCTGGAGCGGATGGTGCCTTTCGTGCTTTCGGTCATCCTCCAGATCCTGGTCGTCGCGGGGCCGATCGTCCTGATCGCGGGCATCCTCGTGGCGGCGATCGCGCCCTTCCCCGACCTGCCCAAGGAGATCGTCGCCGTGATCGCGGTGGCCGCGGTCATCCCGCTCCTGATCTGGCTCATGCTCTCCGGATTCTTCCTGATCTTCGCGATCCCCGGCGTGGTGCTGTCCGGTCTCGGCGCCACACGCTCCGTCTCCGCGAGCGCGCGGCTCGTGGGCTCGCATTTCGGCGGGCTGCTCGTCCGCCTCATCGTGTTCTTCGTGATCCTCTTCCTGATCGTGCTCGTCGCCACCATCCCCGCGATGCTCCTCGGGACCATCGCCGCGTGGGCGACGCACGCGGACCGGGTGTTCCGCATCCTGAGCATCCTGTGGACCAGCCTGGTGAGCGCGCTCACCTTCCCGTTCTGGGTGGCCGCGGTCCTCGTGCTCTACCGCGCGCTCGTCCCCGCGGGAGCCGTCGAAGGGGTGCCGGAGGCGGTGATCGACGCCGCGCCGGGTCCGCTCCGCCCCCAGGGCGAGCACCCCACCCCCTTCTCCTTCGAATAGCCCGGTGACCCGAAGCCGCGGCGCCGAGGGCCCCGCCATCGTCTACACCGGCCGCTACTACGCCGACATCGGCGTCCACGTCTTCCCGATGCGCAAATTCGAGCTGATCCGGGACGAGCTGGTGCGGCGGGGCGTGGTGCGGGAGGAGGAGATCCTCGAGCCCGAGCCGGCCACCCTGGAACAGGTGCAGCGGGTCCACGACCGCGAGTACATCGACAAGCTGCTGCACGGCCGCCTCTCGGTCCTGGAGGAGGCGATCCTCGAGCTTCCCTACTCCGAAGCGCTCGTCGAGGCGTCGTTTCTCTGCGCGGGCGGGAGCATTCTCGCCGCCCGCGAGGCGCTGGCGCGCGGCGCCGCGGCCAACCTGGGCGGCGGCTTCCACCACGCCTTTCCCGACCATGGCGAGGGCTTCTGCGTCTTCCACGACGTGGCGATCGCGATCCGCGAGCTGCAGGCGAAGCGGTTGATCCGCCGCGCCGCGGTGATCGACGTGGACGTGCACCAGGGGAACGGCACCGCGGCGATCTTCCGCGACGACCCCTCCGTGTTCACCTTCTCGGTGCACGAAGAGGAGAACTACCCCGCGATCAAGCCGCCCAGCGATCAGGACGTGGGCCTGGAGACCGGCGCGGGCGGGGCGAGCTATCTCGCCGTGCTCGAGCACTGGGTGCCGCGTATCCTGGAACGGCACCGCCCCGACCTGGTCGCCTACGTCGGAGGCGCCGACCCCTTCGAGAACGACCAGCTCGGCCGCCTGCGCCTCACGCGCGAGGACCTGCGCGCCCGGGACCGCTACGTGTTCGGCGCGTGCGCCGCCCGCGGGATCCCGGTCGCGGTCTTCCTGGCCGGAGGCTACGCGCGCGACCTGAACGACACGGTCGGGATCCAGGCCGACATGGTGGACGAAGCGATCCGAACCGCCGGCTCGTCCCGGCCCGAACCCGCCTAGAGGAGGACGACACGATGCGCCATGCCCTGATCCTCGCGATCCTGATCGCGGTCGTGCCCGCGTGCGGCACGCAGCAGTCGCTCGACACCACCGTCCAGGCCGCCACGGTGCGCGCCACGATCGACTCGCTGTGGTCCCAGTACGCGGTCGCCGCCAACCAGAGGGACAGCCTCACGTTCGGCACCCTGTTCCACGACGACGCGGTGCTGGTCTTCTCGGGGGCGCCGACCATCTCGGGAAGGGCGGCCGTCGAGGAATTCCTCCTCGCCCTCTATACGCCCGTGTCGGTGACACGGCTGCGCGTGGTCCCCGACGACCTTCGCGTGCACGGCCCCCTTGCGGTCGAGACCGGAACGTTCGAGGAGGACTACCTCGAGGCGGGCGCGTCCAGGACCGAGGCGGGGCGATTCACGCTGATCGCGGAGCAGGCGCCCGGGAAGCGATGGCTGATCCGGCGTCTCGTGATGCTCGCCGACTCGGTGCGGGCGGGAGCGGCGGGCGGCGCTTGAGCGCGACGCGCGCGGCCTCCGCTCCTCCGGCGTTCGAGGAGGCCCTCCGGACCTTCGGGTTCCCTTCGTTCCGCCCGGGCCAGCTCGAAGCCCTCGAGACGCTCCACCGCCGGCGCCGGCTGCTCCTCGTCGCCCCCACCGGAGGTGGAAAGAGCCTCATCTACCAGCTGCCGGCGACGATGCTTCCCGGCACATCGCTCGTGATCTCGCCGTTGATCTCGCTCATGCACGATCAGGTCGACGCGCTCGAGGCGAAGGGAATCCGCGCGACCTATCTCGCCTCGACGCTGGATGACGGCGAGGCGATGGAGCGGCTCTGGCAGATCCGCGGCGGCGAGTACCGGATCGTCTACGTCGCGCCGGAACGGCTTCGCTTCCCCGGCTTTCGCGATCTCGTGCGCGCCATGGGCTGCCCCCTGATCGCGATCGACGAGGCGCACTGCATCAGCCAGTGGGGGCACGATTTTCGCCCCGACTACCTCCAGATCCGCGGCTTCCTGGAGCTCCATCCCGAAGCGCTCGTGCTCGCCTGCACCGCCACGGCCACGCCGGTCGTGCGCGATGACATCCTCCGCCAGCTCGGGTTTCCGGCGGACACGCCGCAGATCGTGCGCGGGTTCGCGCGTCCCAACCTGGCCCTTCGGGCGCGGAGCGTCGCCAGCGCGGCCGAGGCGGCGCGGGCGGTGGACGACACGCTCCGCGAGGCTCTGGGGGGTGCGGCGGCGCCGCGCGGCGGGGCGATCGTCTACTGCCTCTCGCGCAAGGACGCCGAAGAGGAGGCAAAGCGGCTCCGCGAGGAGGGGTGGAGGGCGGGCTGGTACCACGCGGGCCTCTCGGGCGACCACCGCAGCCAGGTGCAGCGCCGCTTCATGCGCGGCGAGCTCGCGGTCGTCGCGGCCACGAACGCCTTCGGCATGGGAATCGACCGGGCGGACGTGCGCGCCGTGATCCATCGCTCGCCGCCCGATTCGATCGAGTCCTACTACCAGGAGGTCGGCCGCGCCGGCCGCGACGGCGAGGACGCCTCGGGGCTCCTCCTGCTCCGCGCGCAGGATATCCCGCGGCGCCGCCATCTCCTCGAGCGGAGCGCGTCGGAGTCGGCGGCGGGGGAGGCGATGTTCGAGCACAAGTGGTCGATGTTCCTGGACCTGATCCGCTGGGCCGAGGGGGGCTCCTGCCGCCACGACGCCATCCTCCGCTACTTCGGCGACGAGGCGGAGACGCTGCACGGCTGCGGCCGCTGCGACGTCTGCGCCGAGATCGCCCAGGGCGGCGCGGTCGGGGGAAGCGCCGAGGAGAGCGGGAGGATCGTGATGGCGGTGCTTGGGGCGGTGGCGCTGGTGCACGAGCGGCTGGGCCCCAAGGCGACGGCCAAGTTCCTGCGCGGCGAGGACGACGAGCGGCTGATCCGCGCCGGCCTCGTGGGCCGGCCGGGCTGGGGCGCGCTCGCCGGCGAGACCGAGGCCTGGCTGGGACAGGTGATCCAGCGCTGCGTCGCCGCCGGATGGGTGGACTTCACGCCGGGCGAGTACTCGCTTCTGGTGCTCACGCCGTCGGGGCGCGCGGTGCTCGACGGAAGACGGCCCGGGTCGCT
Coding sequences:
- a CDS encoding ATP-binding cassette domain-containing protein: MIQVTELSKTFHDRKKGDIPAVRGVSFTARPGQVFGLLGRNGAGKTTTLRMLATILVPTSGTATVAGYDIVQKPAEVRRRIGYLSGDTKLYDRLTGKELLQYFGALAGMPKSAIASRMTELTEPFGLSDLLDVRIGRMSTGMKQRVSIARVVFHDPEVLIFDEPTAGLDVIGARNVLRLIQDLKGKGRTVIFSTHIMTEAERICDEIGIIEEGRLLTDGPLETVRSRSSSRSLEDVFVDVVGATAAAESRR
- the trxA gene encoding thioredoxin, giving the protein MADTITQVTDSTFDAEVLKSNIPVLVDFWAEWCGPCRMVAPVVEEVARQYQGKVKVAKVDVDQNQRIAVQFQIRSIPSLYIFKDGKVAGAIVGAVPKQQITSALDKVLV
- a CDS encoding ATP-dependent DNA helicase; this encodes MTPTPIPTPAAPPEDGPAPGEAPVALDDDQRAAVEHCDGPLLVVAGAGTGKTTVIARRIAHLVTTGRARPSEILALTFNDKAAAEMQERVDLLVPYGYSDVRVATFHAFGEEVLAGHGLEIGIAPGSTVLDKTAQALFLAERIEKLPLRRYAPLSDPTRYLHALADYFSRAKDEPWSAEELRVRAEARLGDPDPAVRDQAERDLELALAYDAYNRMLWEAGFLDFGDLLALTHRLFEESPAVLRRFQERFRYVLVDEFQDTNPVQFKIVRRLVERHRNLVVVGDDDQSIYRFRGAHLKNILEFRQHYPDTREIVLRNNYRSTSEILTVARRLILMNRERLEVRYGIAKELTAHSRGMAPQCREFATESEEARWVADAIERGVADGRRSWRDYAILVRTNEHAEPFLRALDERGISYWFSGSRGLFQRPEVKQLVALLQSLYQDSRPEHLYLLASEGYGVPDEDLGRLMHRLRDTPGTLRGLFRSATRGGVADLSEAGVARIDELLRDLDDLESYAKGRRTGEVLYRYLERRGILRDLMASPSYEDEGRARNLVKFFHIIRSFEKVALADRVALFLRHLEAIQQYGEDPAVADLDAASNVVQVLTIHKAKGLEFPVVFLVQAATDRFPTKYRSRSPELPAEGEESRAAERAELGRAAQHREEERRLCYVAFTRAREELVATYARDYGTQSERTRSLFLSEAFDLGKPVPARTRRRAVEMLEEHRERGAAPEAPPEPAGAPLALSFRRLDDYAACPLRYRFLHVLGVGAILPPDPRVNFGQAVHRAAAFALARRMAGAPPALEETLEMFRASWRSAGHLSPEHEAARFQQGVLALRAFHEREIEAGPMPAAVERPFRLGLGDVLLTGRIDRVDEGAEGTVLVDYKTAEMDDEERADQRAKEDLQLSVYALAWREMTGRMPDRVELRFVTAGTSGAATMTEARIEKTREKIAAVSGSIRAGAFQARPSEYACRRCACRPICRESAV
- a CDS encoding histone deacetylase: MTRSRGAEGPAIVYTGRYYADIGVHVFPMRKFELIRDELVRRGVVREEEILEPEPATLEQVQRVHDREYIDKLLHGRLSVLEEAILELPYSEALVEASFLCAGGSILAAREALARGAAANLGGGFHHAFPDHGEGFCVFHDVAIAIRELQAKRLIRRAAVIDVDVHQGNGTAAIFRDDPSVFTFSVHEEENYPAIKPPSDQDVGLETGAGGASYLAVLEHWVPRILERHRPDLVAYVGGADPFENDQLGRLRLTREDLRARDRYVFGACAARGIPVAVFLAGGYARDLNDTVGIQADMVDEAIRTAGSSRPEPA
- a CDS encoding nuclear transport factor 2 family protein, giving the protein MRHALILAILIAVVPACGTQQSLDTTVQAATVRATIDSLWSQYAVAANQRDSLTFGTLFHDDAVLVFSGAPTISGRAAVEEFLLALYTPVSVTRLRVVPDDLRVHGPLAVETGTFEEDYLEAGASRTEAGRFTLIAEQAPGKRWLIRRLVMLADSVRAGAAGGA
- a CDS encoding RecQ family ATP-dependent DNA helicase; translation: MSATRAASAPPAFEEALRTFGFPSFRPGQLEALETLHRRRRLLLVAPTGGGKSLIYQLPATMLPGTSLVISPLISLMHDQVDALEAKGIRATYLASTLDDGEAMERLWQIRGGEYRIVYVAPERLRFPGFRDLVRAMGCPLIAIDEAHCISQWGHDFRPDYLQIRGFLELHPEALVLACTATATPVVRDDILRQLGFPADTPQIVRGFARPNLALRARSVASAAEAARAVDDTLREALGGAAAPRGGAIVYCLSRKDAEEEAKRLREEGWRAGWYHAGLSGDHRSQVQRRFMRGELAVVAATNAFGMGIDRADVRAVIHRSPPDSIESYYQEVGRAGRDGEDASGLLLLRAQDIPRRRHLLERSASESAAGEAMFEHKWSMFLDLIRWAEGGSCRHDAILRYFGDEAETLHGCGRCDVCAEIAQGGAVGGSAEESGRIVMAVLGAVALVHERLGPKATAKFLRGEDDERLIRAGLVGRPGWGALAGETEAWLGQVIQRCVAAGWVDFTPGEYSLLVLTPSGRAVLDGRRPGSLILPPRGTGAAKPRSRSRRRDAAPPAGGETDFDESLFESLREWRRAESLAGGVPAFVVATDRALRDIAAARPRTAEELLACHGIGPQKAVKYGDSILEVVARSGQPRRRV